One [Clostridium] saccharolyticum WM1 DNA segment encodes these proteins:
- a CDS encoding CarD family transcriptional regulator produces the protein MYQVGDNIVFGSKGICRVEHVGVLEIADMPRNKMYYTLNPYFIKGSKFYTPVDNDKVIMRPVIPKDEAMKLIDDIKNIDSLWVADEKRRESEYKEAMKRCDCRELVKIIKTIYFRKQSRLKDGKKLTTIDTKYFKLAEENFYGELAISLNMDVKAVKEFVRTRVKKLVIE, from the coding sequence ATGTATCAAGTAGGTGATAATATTGTATTTGGAAGTAAAGGGATCTGCAGGGTTGAGCACGTTGGCGTTTTAGAAATAGCCGATATGCCAAGGAATAAAATGTATTATACCTTAAATCCTTATTTTATAAAAGGAAGTAAGTTTTATACTCCTGTGGATAACGATAAAGTTATCATGAGACCTGTAATTCCTAAAGATGAAGCTATGAAACTGATTGATGATATAAAAAATATTGATTCCCTGTGGGTTGCTGATGAAAAGAGAAGGGAATCTGAATATAAAGAAGCCATGAAAAGGTGTGATTGCCGTGAATTGGTTAAGATCATTAAGACAATCTATTTTCGGAAACAGTCCAGATTAAAAGACGGCAAAAAATTAACTACGATAGATACAAAGTATTTTAAATTAGCAGAAGAAAACTTTTATGGAGAATTGGCCATTTCCCTTAATATGGATGTTAAAGCAGTAAAAGAATTTGTCAGAACCAGAGTAAAGAAATTAGTCATTGAATAA
- a CDS encoding helix-turn-helix domain-containing protein, with product MNNRIKEVRKKLGLSQEEFGKRLRVTKTSISKIEAGINNPSDQTIKLICSEFSVNEEWLRTGAGGQDNMFLSEDVKYIQNIGKLGTEKNDFKKFCLNMIMGLPDEYWDYIYKEFKKFDKEISNDDSGDLAHSVNSLMKDLPRTPEEFEKKYQPVDKNSKEVQDWIAKMRPTPKH from the coding sequence TTGAATAATAGGATCAAAGAAGTTAGAAAAAAATTAGGATTAAGCCAGGAAGAATTTGGAAAACGTTTGAGAGTAACAAAAACTTCTATAAGTAAAATTGAGGCCGGAATCAATAACCCATCTGACCAGACCATAAAACTCATATGTTCTGAATTTAGTGTAAATGAAGAATGGCTCCGTACTGGAGCAGGCGGACAAGATAATATGTTCCTATCCGAAGATGTAAAGTATATTCAAAACATTGGTAAACTTGGAACGGAAAAAAATGATTTTAAAAAGTTTTGCTTAAATATGATAATGGGACTTCCTGATGAGTATTGGGATTACATATACAAAGAATTTAAAAAATTTGATAAAGAAATTTCCAATGATGATTCTGGCGATCTGGCCCATAGTGTAAATTCACTAATGAAAGATTTACCAAGAACACCAGAAGAATTTGAAAAGAAGTATCAGCCTGTAGATAAAAATTCAAAAGAAGTTCAGGACTGGATTGCTAAAATGCGCCCAACCCCAAAACATTAA
- a CDS encoding NUDIX hydrolase N-terminal domain-containing protein: MMKNKKWLEWAVELQAIAQAGLFYAKDCFDQERYERIREISADIISNQSEMPVEKVKDLFCGEIGYQTPKIDSRAAIFKDNRILLVKETNGKWSLPGGWVDVNRSVKENIIKEVKEEAGLEVKVLRVIAVQDREKHNLPVYAYKICKIFMECTVIGGSFQINHETTDSRYFSLEELPPLAEEKCNAEQIRMCFQAYFDQQWKTLLD, from the coding sequence ATGATGAAAAATAAAAAGTGGCTTGAATGGGCGGTTGAGTTGCAGGCAATCGCCCAGGCCGGACTGTTTTATGCAAAGGATTGTTTTGATCAGGAGCGGTATGAAAGAATCCGTGAGATTTCGGCTGATATAATCAGCAATCAGTCAGAAATGCCTGTTGAAAAGGTCAAGGATCTGTTTTGTGGCGAAATCGGCTATCAAACGCCTAAGATCGATTCCAGGGCCGCAATTTTTAAGGACAACAGGATTCTTTTGGTAAAAGAGACAAATGGAAAGTGGTCATTGCCCGGAGGCTGGGTGGATGTAAATCGATCGGTAAAGGAGAATATCATCAAGGAAGTCAAGGAAGAGGCCGGTCTTGAGGTAAAGGTCCTCCGGGTCATTGCCGTACAGGACCGGGAAAAACACAATCTCCCTGTTTATGCCTATAAGATCTGTAAGATTTTCATGGAGTGTACGGTTATTGGCGGTTCCTTTCAAATAAATCATGAAACCACGGATAGCCGGTATTTTTCTCTGGAAGAATTGCCCCCTCTGGCTGAAGAAAAGTGCAATGCAGAGCAGATAAGGATGTGTTTCCAGGCCTATTTTGATCAGCAGTGGAAAACCTTATTGGATTAG
- a CDS encoding tyrosine-type recombinase/integrase yields the protein MRSIEAGQGKRKQKERMTTIQEIFDIWHDATAPPTYANSTWRIYERFYNDYIKEVFGDKAVSKVKATHIQKYVNLMKQSHSPGTINKCINILSNLFGYAVSPLKCITPMENPMEGITRCTVPVRKKITWSDDEIAYFLNLQEVMESHYYPMFCLSALLGARPGEVCGLTENCLSNKPTYLIDFDRGYDNWECETNLKTHQSHRQPPIPKHLYDLLHKRLIWKKKNRLEDKSWSDNDYLFVSQNGNPIKPKQYAYAFKRLLAAHNKAMEEYETEHGSLPNGEMKLPYITLYGFRTSFATNNMRRCPNAALISSIMGNSPKTLIQFYTQSDTEMQKELINNYVNMERTIS from the coding sequence ATGCGTTCCATCGAAGCTGGACAAGGTAAGAGAAAACAAAAAGAGCGCATGACTACCATTCAGGAAATTTTTGATATCTGGCATGATGCAACCGCACCACCCACATACGCTAATAGCACATGGAGAATTTATGAAAGATTCTACAATGATTATATAAAAGAGGTGTTTGGTGATAAGGCTGTATCCAAAGTTAAAGCTACCCATATACAGAAGTATGTGAACCTTATGAAACAAAGCCATAGCCCTGGTACTATTAATAAGTGTATCAATATACTGTCTAACCTTTTCGGATATGCTGTGTCACCGCTTAAATGCATTACCCCCATGGAAAACCCGATGGAAGGGATTACCCGGTGTACAGTTCCGGTCCGTAAAAAGATTACATGGTCAGATGATGAAATAGCATATTTTTTAAATCTGCAGGAGGTGATGGAATCTCATTATTATCCTATGTTTTGTTTATCCGCCCTCCTTGGAGCGCGTCCCGGTGAAGTATGCGGCCTGACTGAAAATTGCTTAAGCAACAAGCCAACCTATTTAATAGATTTTGACAGAGGTTATGATAATTGGGAATGTGAAACAAACCTTAAGACACATCAATCACACAGGCAGCCACCGATTCCTAAACATCTTTATGATCTGCTACACAAACGGCTCATATGGAAAAAGAAAAATCGCTTAGAGGATAAATCATGGTCTGATAATGATTACCTGTTTGTAAGTCAGAACGGAAATCCTATCAAGCCGAAACAATACGCATATGCTTTTAAACGGTTGCTTGCGGCTCATAACAAGGCCATGGAAGAATATGAAACAGAACATGGATCACTTCCAAATGGTGAAATGAAACTTCCATACATCACCTTATATGGTTTTCGTACAAGCTTTGCGACCAACAATATGCGCCGCTGCCCTAATGCAGCTTTAATTTCTTCCATTATGGGAAATAGCCCAAAAACACTGATCCAGTTTTATACCCAATCAGATACAGAAATGCAGAAAGAATTGATTAATAACTATGTTAATATGGAAAGGACTATATCGTGA